The stretch of DNA CTCTCCAGCTGGCTCTTGGTGATCATGTAGCGGTCCGCTTCAGGACGCTGCTGCATGTAGCCGAGCGCCGACAGGCCGCGGGGGATGATCGAGACCTTGTGGACCGGGTCGGTGTTCGGCAGCGAGTAGGCGATCAGCGCGTGGCCCCCCTCGTGCACGGCGAGGCGGTGCTTCTCCTCTTCGAGCATGATGCGGCTCTTCTTTTCGAGACCGATCGAAGCGCGTTCGACGGCCTCGAAGAACTCCACCTTGCCGACCATCTCTTTGCCATTGCGGGCGGCGAGCAGCGCGGCCTCGTTGACCATGTTCGCCAAGTCGGCGCCGACGAAACCGCTGGTGATGCCGGCGAGGGCTTCGACATCGACCTCGTCGGAGACTTTGATGTTGGTGAGGTGGACTTCGAGGATCTGCTTGCGGCCGGCGACGTCGGGTCGATCGACCAGCACGTGGCGGTCGAAGCGGCCCGGGCGTAACAGGGCCGGGTCGAGCGTCTCGGGGCGGTTGGTGGCGCCCATGATGATGATGCCCGAGTTCGTCCCGAACCCGTCCATCTCCACGAGCAGCGCGTTGAGCGTCTGCTCGCGTTCGTCGTGGCTCCCCATGTTGCCGGCGCCGCGGGTCTTGCCGAGGGCGTCGAGCTCGTCGATGAAGACGATACACGGGGCGCGTTGTTCGGCTTGCTGGAACATGTCGCGGACGCGGGCGGCGCCGACGCCGACGAACATCTCGACGAAGTCTGAGCCGCTCAAGGAGAAGAACGGCACGCCCGCCTCGCCGGCGACGGCCTTGGAGAGCAGCGTCTTGCCGGTTCCCGGGGGGCCGACCAGGAGCACGCCCTTGGGGATGCGCCCGCCGAGGCGCTGGTATCGCTCGGGGTTCTTGAGGAAGTCGACAACCTCTCGCAGCTCTTCAACCGCTTCGTCGATGCCGGCGACGTCGTCGAACGTGACTTCAAGGTCTTCTTGCGCGTAGAGCTTGCCGCGGCTGCGGCCGAAGGCCATCGGCGAGCCGGCGCCGCCGAGGCGCTTCAGCATGTAGACCATCAGGCCGACGAGCAGCCCCATCATCAGCAGCGTTGGCACCCAGTTGAACAGCGGGTTCGCCGGCTGGGCGGCTCTATACTTGAGGTTGTTGGCTTCGAGCAGGTCGCCGATCTTGGGAAGGTTGGCGTTCCAATTCACGTGGAAGCGGACGTCGTTCTCCGTGGCGCCGGCTTCGGCCTGCGGGGAGGGCGTCGATTCGCTGGCGGCGTCGCCGCTAGGCATCGTCGCGCCGGGAGGGAGCACCTGGCGCGTGACGCGGCCGGTAACACCGTCGTAGCTCACTTCGAGCTTGCTGAGGTTCGACAGCCGCACGAGCCGTTCGGGCTCCATCGTGCGATCGACGTAATCGATGTAGCCGGGGCCTGCCGGCCGTGGCGCCGGCTCGTCGGTGGTGGACTCTTCGATCGCGGTCTCTTCGTCACCCTCGACCGAGTTCCCCTCGACTGAGACCGCGACGCCGGCCGATTCGGGCGGCACGTAGGAGGCTTCGACGAGCCTCTTGAAGTCACTCCACTCCAGCGCAGTCGACGAGCCGCCCCCGAAGAGCGTGACGCCGAACATCAGCAGCACGAACACCGCCAGGAGGTACCAGACGAAGCTGACGGGCTGCGAGCCGGGTTTCTTCCCGTCGTTGCCCCGTTTGTCGTTCTTGGGGGATTCGGGCTGCTTTTCCATTCGAAGATCGCGGCAGGGAAGAGAAAGGTAGACTTATCATCCAAACGCAAACAGGGCGCCGACGGTTCACCAAAGGCTAGAATCGACTTGCTGAGGGCGGCAATCGGCCTGTCCGTGGCGGTCGTCGGCTCAGCCGGCTCGCCTTGTGGGTCGATGACGGTCGCCGATAGAATCGCCGGACTCGCTGCAAAGGCAATCCTACCAAGATTTTAGCGAAGCAAAGGCCGCTGCGGCGCGATCTCCGGGGGGCTGACGCGACGAACCAACGGAACGGCCGCCCGTGCAACCCGCCCGGCCGGCGCTGACCCCCCCAAACGGACCACCAAACCGGCGCAAGCCCGACTGCTCCGTAACGAACTACCCGTCGCGTCCCGCCCCAATTGTCCCCACCGGCGCCGCCGAGTCATGGCTGACCGTTCGAAGACCCCCGCCCCCTCCGCCGATGGCGAGCCGCCCCGCCGCGTCGCCGTCCTCGGCTCTTCCGGCAGTATCGGCCGGAACACGATCGAGGTAATCCGCGCCAGCGGCGGCCGGCTGAAGGCGACGGTGCTTTCGGCTCACTCGCGGCTCGACCAGCTGATCGAGCAGGCCGAGCTGCTGAAGCCAAAGTTCGTCGTCGCTTCGGATGAACAAGCCGCCGCCGAGCAGTCTTGGAAGAAGCTCCCCAAGGGGACCGAGCTGCTGGTGGGGCCGAAGGGGCTCGAGCAGGCCGCTAGCTGCGACGAAGTCGACGTCGTGCTAGCAGCGATCGTCGGCGCCGCGGGCGTCCGCAGCACGCTCGCCGCGCTCAAAGCGGGCAAGACGGTCGCCTTGGCGAACAAAGAGACGCTTGTCACCGCAGGACCGCTCGTGCGCAAGATGCTCGACGCCGAGCGGAAGAAAAACCCCGCCGCGCCGGAGCGTCTGCTGCCGGTCGACAGCGAGCACAGCGCGGTGTTCCAGTCGATGGCGTGCGGCCGGCGTGACGAGGTGGAGAAGATCTTCCTCACCGCCAGCGGCGGGCCGTTCCGCACGTGGGCCCGTGAGCACCTGGCCCAAGTGACCGTTGATGAGGCGCTCGCCCACCCGACCTGGGACATGGGCCCGAAGATCACGATCGATTCGGCCACGATGATGAACAAGGCGCTGGAGGTGATCGAAGCGCGGTGGTTGTTCGACACGCCCGCCGAACGCATCCAGGTGCTGATCCATCCGCAGTCGATCATCCATTCGATGGTTGAGTTTGTGGACGGCTCGGTCGTGGCCCAACTCGGACGCCCCGACATGAAGCTGCCGATCCAGTACGCACTGGATTATCCGCGACGGCTCGCCGGCCCTGCCGAGCGGCTCGACTGGACGCGGATGCACGAGCTGCGTTTCGAGCCGGCCGACTTCGACCGCTTCCCGGCGTTGGCGCTGGGGTTCGAGGTCGCTCGGCAAGGCGGCACCAGCGGCGCGGTGCTCAACGCGGCCAACGAGGCGGCGGTGCAGTCGTTCCTCGAAGGGGACCTGCACTTCACGGAGATCGTCCCGGCCTGCCGCAGCATCCTGGAAGCCCACGACTACGAAGCCAACCCAACGCTCCAGCGGCTCGAGGAACTCGATCTCTGGGCGCGAGAAGAAATCCACAGCTGGGTCTGTGCCTAAGGAGGGACGAGGGGTCAGGGACGGGGGACGAGGGAATCGTCGCCGTCGCTTGCGCTTCTTTCCCTCGCCCTCCGTCCCCCGTCCCTAATCCCTCCCCCGATGCAAACCCTCTTCGCCATTCTTCAAGTCGCGCTCGGCCTGGGCTTCGTGATCTTTGTTCACGAGCTGGGTCACTTCCTCGTCGCCAAGGCGTGCGGGGTGCGCTGCGACAAGTTCATGATCGGCTTCGACATCGGCGGGCTCAAGCTGAGCCGCAAGTGGGGCGAGACCGAGTACGGCATCGGCATCCTGCCGCTGGGCGGTTACGTGAAGATGTTCGGCCAGGAGGACAACGCCGGCGCCATTGCCGAAGAGATCGAGGCGTCGAAGGCGATGGAGGGTTCGCCCGACGCCAAAGAGGTGATGGGCCCCGATGGCAAGAAGGTCTGGGTCCACAAACGCAGCTACATGGCCAAGAGCGTGCCGCAACGCATGGCGATCATCTCGGCGGGCGTGATCATGAACGTGATCTTTGCTGTGGTGATGGCGTTCATCGCGTTTGGCGTCGGCGTGCCGGAAACGCCGGCGACGGTCGGCGCGACGATCGCCGGCAGCCCGGCGTGGCAGGTTGGCCTGCGGACGGGCGACCGCCTAACGAGGATCGGCGACATCCAGAACCCCACTCACAAGCAACTCGTTGGGTCGGTCGTCCTCGGGGACCTCGAAAAAGGGCTCGACACCGAGGTGCTCCGCACGGACGGATCAACCGAGCAGATCACCCTGCGACCCAAGCTGACGGGCATGGCGCCGCAGGTCGGCGTGCTGATGGCGAATCGCTTGCGGCTCTCAGCGACCGAGCCCGTCGCGCCGCACTCACCGGCGGCTTCGCTAGGCGACGAGGGCTTCGAAGCGGGTGACCAGATCGTTGCCGTTGATGGCGAAGAGGTGGACACCTATGCCGGCCTGTTTGCGACGTTCGCCGCCAAACGCGATCAACCGCTCACACTCACCGTGATCCGCGACGGCAAAGCGCCGGCGGGCGATCCCTTCGGCGTCGTCGAAGGGGGCGAGCGCGTCGACGTCACGCTGCCGCCCGACCCGATGGAGCGGTTGGGCATCGTGCCGACGCTCGGTCCTGTGGTCGTGGTTGAGCAGGGCTCTCCCGCCGATGAGGCCGGCATTAAGGTCGGCGATGTGATCACCGCCGTCGATGGCGAGGCGATCGGCGCCGCGCCCGAAGGCGAACCCGCCCTCGACCCGGTGACGCTCGACGCGAAGCTCGGCGCCATCGCCGCGCGACGCGAGGATGTCGTGTTGACGGTCGATCGCAACGGCGAGGCCGTCGAGCTCTCGATGGCGCCGCGCGTTGTCACTTGGCAGTCGATGGCGATCACCGAGAACAGCCCCCAGACGTTCGACGCCATCGGCGCCGCTTGCGAACTGCGCGCCGAGGTGGCGTCGCTCATCGGCGGCAGCCCCGCGGCGGCGTCGGACCTGCGCCCGGGCGACCGGGTCTCGAAGGCGACCCTCTCTTGGACCGATGCGAAGGGCGTTTCGCAGACCGACTCCATGGAGTTCGGCGAAGGACAACAGAACTGGCCCGTATTCATCCTGGCCCTGCAGAACCCGGGCGATGACTTCACGGTCGAGCTGTCGATCGCGAGCGATTCATCCGCTGAGCAGCAGCCGTCGCGAAGCGTGAAACTCAAGCCCGTTTCGGTTTCCGATTCGTACATGGTCAACAACCGCGGCCTCGTG from Botrimarina mediterranea encodes:
- the ftsH gene encoding ATP-dependent zinc metalloprotease FtsH — translated: MEKQPESPKNDKRGNDGKKPGSQPVSFVWYLLAVFVLLMFGVTLFGGGSSTALEWSDFKRLVEASYVPPESAGVAVSVEGNSVEGDEETAIEESTTDEPAPRPAGPGYIDYVDRTMEPERLVRLSNLSKLEVSYDGVTGRVTRQVLPPGATMPSGDAASESTPSPQAEAGATENDVRFHVNWNANLPKIGDLLEANNLKYRAAQPANPLFNWVPTLLMMGLLVGLMVYMLKRLGGAGSPMAFGRSRGKLYAQEDLEVTFDDVAGIDEAVEELREVVDFLKNPERYQRLGGRIPKGVLLVGPPGTGKTLLSKAVAGEAGVPFFSLSGSDFVEMFVGVGAARVRDMFQQAEQRAPCIVFIDELDALGKTRGAGNMGSHDEREQTLNALLVEMDGFGTNSGIIIMGATNRPETLDPALLRPGRFDRHVLVDRPDVAGRKQILEVHLTNIKVSDEVDVEALAGITSGFVGADLANMVNEAALLAARNGKEMVGKVEFFEAVERASIGLEKKSRIMLEEEKHRLAVHEGGHALIAYSLPNTDPVHKVSIIPRGLSALGYMQQRPEADRYMITKSQLESQLQVMLAGTLAEELIFDDVGTGASNDLDRATEVARSMVMDYGMSRLGRVTYRERTTGFLGQEAGYIKHHSEQTAREIDQEVKRIVDEALEQTRRILASRRPALEAITAELLEKEVIEATKLGELIEQASPGPKIVPGTATERKPATPPASSAEDEAAEA
- the dxr gene encoding 1-deoxy-D-xylulose-5-phosphate reductoisomerase, which translates into the protein MADRSKTPAPSADGEPPRRVAVLGSSGSIGRNTIEVIRASGGRLKATVLSAHSRLDQLIEQAELLKPKFVVASDEQAAAEQSWKKLPKGTELLVGPKGLEQAASCDEVDVVLAAIVGAAGVRSTLAALKAGKTVALANKETLVTAGPLVRKMLDAERKKNPAAPERLLPVDSEHSAVFQSMACGRRDEVEKIFLTASGGPFRTWAREHLAQVTVDEALAHPTWDMGPKITIDSATMMNKALEVIEARWLFDTPAERIQVLIHPQSIIHSMVEFVDGSVVAQLGRPDMKLPIQYALDYPRRLAGPAERLDWTRMHELRFEPADFDRFPALALGFEVARQGGTSGAVLNAANEAAVQSFLEGDLHFTEIVPACRSILEAHDYEANPTLQRLEELDLWAREEIHSWVCA
- a CDS encoding site-2 protease family protein, producing the protein MQTLFAILQVALGLGFVIFVHELGHFLVAKACGVRCDKFMIGFDIGGLKLSRKWGETEYGIGILPLGGYVKMFGQEDNAGAIAEEIEASKAMEGSPDAKEVMGPDGKKVWVHKRSYMAKSVPQRMAIISAGVIMNVIFAVVMAFIAFGVGVPETPATVGATIAGSPAWQVGLRTGDRLTRIGDIQNPTHKQLVGSVVLGDLEKGLDTEVLRTDGSTEQITLRPKLTGMAPQVGVLMANRLRLSATEPVAPHSPAASLGDEGFEAGDQIVAVDGEEVDTYAGLFATFAAKRDQPLTLTVIRDGKAPAGDPFGVVEGGERVDVTLPPDPMERLGIVPTLGPVVVVEQGSPADEAGIKVGDVITAVDGEAIGAAPEGEPALDPVTLDAKLGAIAARREDVVLTVDRNGEAVELSMAPRVVTWQSMAITENSPQTFDAIGAACELRAEVASLIGGSPAAASDLRPGDRVSKATLSWTDAKGVSQTDSMEFGEGQQNWPVFILALQNPGDDFTVELSIASDSSAEQQPSRSVKLKPVSVSDSYMVNNRGLVLSPLRVMHVAKNFQEQAELAFRETGSALMSVVRFLQKIGGQVSVKALGGPLTIAQVAGEAAFEGVGALLMSLVMLSANLAVLNFLPIPVLDGGHMVFLLYEGITGRPVNEKVAIALQTVGLLLLLSLMLFVTSMDISRLVTSLF